In the Deinococcus proteolyticus MRP genome, one interval contains:
- a CDS encoding ATPase AAA, whose translation MSMIRDITTPEEYQAILERLTDDIGKIVGPNLTDVDEIIMDRGQPLALRLSDLRVTYPYLLKNNEFDRIDQHMQSGVAGGWRKDGRIGIPGTLHRLSREVNTAGITTKLTVRVGRALIGVAEPLRPVIVRAVQENSGIAIVGPPAVGKTTLLRDIARIMAERLAQGLVIIDTSNEIAGDSDIPHRIIGKARVVAVGNPLHQGEKFARVIGNMGPQALLSDEIGYRDDIPIIRQNAPRGVSITATLHGKNMVRVVNSENLWPLLGVIGRQKVEPSVFAQAIEVIGRGRYRVHEDFDASIEAILAGKNAEKGVSEIAA comes from the coding sequence ATGAGCATGATCCGCGACATCACCACCCCTGAGGAATATCAGGCCATCCTGGAGAGGCTCACCGATGACATCGGTAAAATCGTCGGCCCCAATCTGACCGACGTGGACGAGATCATCATGGACCGCGGCCAGCCCCTCGCCCTGCGCCTCAGTGACCTGCGGGTGACCTATCCCTACCTGCTGAAGAACAACGAGTTCGACCGCATCGACCAGCACATGCAGTCCGGCGTCGCCGGGGGCTGGCGCAAAGACGGACGCATCGGCATTCCCGGCACCCTGCACCGCCTCAGCCGCGAGGTGAACACCGCCGGCATCACCACCAAGCTCACCGTCCGGGTGGGCCGCGCCCTGATCGGCGTGGCCGAACCGCTGCGGCCGGTGATTGTGCGCGCCGTCCAGGAAAACAGCGGCATCGCCATCGTCGGCCCCCCCGCCGTCGGCAAGACCACCTTGCTGCGGGACATCGCCCGCATCATGGCCGAACGCCTCGCACAGGGACTGGTCATTATCGATACCTCGAACGAGATCGCCGGGGACTCGGACATTCCCCACCGCATCATCGGCAAGGCCCGCGTGGTGGCGGTGGGCAATCCCCTGCACCAGGGCGAGAAGTTCGCCCGCGTGATCGGCAACATGGGCCCGCAGGCGCTGCTGAGCGACGAGATCGGCTACCGGGACGACATTCCCATCATCCGCCAGAACGCGCCGCGTGGCGTCAGCATCACGGCCACGCTGCACGGCAAGAACATGGTGCGGGTGGTGAACAGTGAGAACCTGTGGCCCCTGCTGGGCGTCATAGGCCGGCAGAAGGTGGAGCCGAGCGTGTTCGCGCAGGCCATCGAGGTGATCGGGCGCGGGCGGTACCGGGTCCATGAGGACTTCGACGCGAGCATCGAAGCGATTCTGGCCGGCAAGAACGCGGAAAAAGGGGTGAGCGAGATTGCCGCCTGA
- a CDS encoding DNA/RNA non-specific endonuclease: protein MKRLLLCLTLTLTACRTTTTQTTVTTETASQVTTTTSTLATTDIPQAPGQDNTTPTQAATPLTPPTENGRLNPDLDLPVSYIGDPLIQLCNPAYLAAYSERDHLTRAVTQHLTSLNSNGPAKRTDDFREDQRLHSTRATPDDYTGTGYDRGHLAPAADFKYDPDAMSQSFLMSNIVPQNPEMNQGPWNGLEAATRACAREGSLTVITGTLGNTGPLKEDSPITIPSALFKLWYSKEKNDYRLWVLPNTTMTKLSGQQFQDYEVPLHQFREFWTDFPQTDLNELNYGTLCPSVMPLKQ, encoded by the coding sequence ATGAAGCGACTCCTCCTCTGCCTCACCCTGACCCTCACCGCCTGCCGCACCACGACCACCCAGACCACCGTCACCACGGAAACCGCCAGCCAGGTGACCACCACCACCAGCACCCTCGCCACCACAGACATCCCCCAAGCCCCCGGCCAAGACAACACCACACCCACTCAAGCCGCCACCCCCCTCACCCCACCAACCGAAAACGGCCGCCTCAACCCAGACCTGGACCTCCCCGTCTCCTACATCGGAGACCCCCTCATCCAACTCTGCAACCCCGCCTACCTCGCCGCCTACTCCGAACGCGACCACCTCACCCGCGCCGTCACCCAACACCTCACCAGCCTCAACAGCAATGGCCCCGCCAAGCGCACCGACGACTTCCGCGAGGACCAACGCCTCCACTCCACACGCGCTACCCCAGACGATTACACCGGCACCGGCTATGACAGGGGCCACCTCGCCCCCGCCGCCGACTTCAAGTACGACCCGGACGCCATGAGCCAATCCTTCCTCATGAGCAACATCGTCCCCCAAAACCCCGAAATGAACCAGGGCCCCTGGAACGGCCTCGAAGCCGCCACCCGCGCCTGCGCCCGCGAGGGCAGCCTCACCGTCATCACCGGCACCCTCGGCAACACCGGCCCCCTCAAAGAAGACAGCCCCATCACCATCCCCAGCGCCCTGTTCAAACTCTGGTACTCCAAAGAAAAGAACGACTACCGCCTCTGGGTCCTCCCCAACACCACCATGACCAAACTCAGCGGTCAGCAATTCCAAGATTATGAAGTCCCTCTCCATCAATTCCGCGAGTTCTGGACCGACTTCCCCCAAACAGACCTCAACGAACTGAACTACGGCACCCTCTGCCCCAGCGTCATGCCCCTCAAACAATGA
- a CDS encoding UvrD/REP helicase, with translation MTHPHPDFPAEEARLGSTVQAMIRRIQILEDRERHGGADEHTSLVMADDAEERAAVLSPHVHSPYFGRMTVRIRGKERTLYIGKHAFGNPRYGVTSWRSDVGGLFYTDQLQWQAAGNTGTVLHKRQLDVQNKRLLDITDLYTGENKGEQAQQEGNAGGAGRRKVLLKRLSEHATAGMRDVVETLQPAQYDAMTADPARFQIVQGSAGAGKTTVGFHRLAWLCGPDRPEQVRARPEGILALMPNDILAAYASRVLPGLELQGVTVTTPEKWMLSFLGLEKMQVTDRTLTLLLADQNNERRASAWKKAKALGRASIYDLIREHVRQELWARLHKVAEPSFDVPGRGSTGPIPRADLWELIEHALSQPGATERFRASLEEAIRRRTNATDTDLKVLDKEIGKVVTTLFGRMLPVSETRRLLGSEALLERAKVAEPLRRILLSDPLAAIPLPKGSSVDVTELPAILALRCILHGLGERWDHILLDEAQDFQPLLYRLLAQATRPGQLTALGDLSQGLAGYKGPANWEEVQQALGRDSAPAALGSASVSFLPMTYRSTAPISEASARIAATYSKVIHSEHIGREGDPVQFLEGELGTVAGHVQALQDAGYQNIALVTRRTIDAQRLPDALAPFDLDVQPITEPQHRYKGGLVSIPVQYAKGLEFDGCVVMDADPQSYDPGTEYDSRLLYVAASRGLHHLAFYSGAGFHPLVQG, from the coding sequence ATGACCCACCCCCACCCCGACTTCCCCGCCGAAGAAGCCCGCCTGGGCAGCACTGTCCAGGCCATGATCCGCCGCATCCAAATTCTTGAAGACCGTGAACGCCACGGTGGGGCCGACGAACACACCTCCCTCGTCATGGCCGACGACGCCGAGGAACGCGCCGCCGTCCTGAGTCCCCACGTCCACTCCCCCTACTTCGGACGCATGACCGTCCGCATCCGGGGCAAGGAAAGAACCCTCTACATCGGCAAACATGCCTTCGGCAACCCCCGCTACGGTGTCACCTCCTGGCGCAGCGACGTCGGCGGCCTCTTCTACACCGACCAGCTCCAGTGGCAGGCCGCCGGCAATACCGGCACGGTCCTCCACAAGCGCCAGCTTGACGTGCAGAACAAACGCCTGCTGGACATCACCGACCTCTACACCGGGGAGAACAAAGGAGAACAGGCCCAGCAAGAAGGCAATGCGGGTGGGGCAGGCCGCCGCAAAGTGCTCCTGAAACGCCTCTCCGAACACGCCACCGCTGGGATGCGCGACGTGGTGGAAACCCTCCAACCCGCCCAATACGACGCCATGACCGCCGACCCCGCCCGCTTCCAGATCGTCCAGGGCAGCGCCGGCGCAGGCAAAACCACCGTCGGCTTCCACCGCCTCGCCTGGCTGTGTGGCCCAGACCGGCCAGAGCAAGTCCGCGCCCGGCCTGAAGGCATCCTCGCCCTGATGCCCAACGACATCCTCGCCGCGTACGCCTCCCGCGTCCTGCCCGGCCTGGAACTCCAGGGCGTCACCGTCACCACCCCTGAGAAATGGATGCTGAGCTTCCTGGGCCTGGAAAAGATGCAGGTCACGGACCGCACCCTCACCCTGCTGCTGGCCGACCAAAACAACGAGCGCCGCGCTAGCGCCTGGAAAAAGGCCAAAGCCCTAGGCCGGGCCAGCATCTATGACCTGATCCGTGAGCATGTCCGCCAGGAACTCTGGGCCAGACTGCACAAGGTGGCCGAGCCGAGCTTCGACGTGCCGGGCAGAGGCAGCACCGGCCCCATCCCCAGGGCTGACCTCTGGGAGCTGATTGAGCACGCCCTGAGCCAGCCCGGAGCCACAGAACGCTTCCGGGCAAGCCTGGAAGAAGCTATCCGCCGCCGCACCAACGCCACAGATACAGATTTGAAGGTGCTGGACAAAGAAATCGGCAAAGTCGTTACCACCCTCTTCGGACGAATGCTCCCCGTCAGCGAGACGCGCCGGCTGCTGGGCAGCGAGGCGCTGCTGGAGCGGGCCAAAGTGGCAGAACCCTTACGCCGCATCCTGCTCAGTGACCCCCTGGCCGCCATTCCCCTCCCCAAGGGCTCCTCAGTAGACGTCACCGAACTCCCGGCCATCCTCGCGCTGCGCTGCATCCTGCACGGCTTAGGAGAACGCTGGGACCACATCCTCCTCGACGAGGCCCAGGACTTCCAGCCGCTGCTCTACCGCCTGCTCGCTCAGGCCACGCGTCCCGGCCAGCTCACCGCCCTGGGGGACCTCTCACAGGGCCTCGCCGGGTACAAAGGCCCGGCCAACTGGGAAGAAGTGCAGCAAGCCTTAGGCAGGGACAGCGCACCGGCTGCACTGGGAAGCGCCAGCGTCAGCTTCCTGCCCATGACCTACCGTTCGACTGCGCCCATCAGTGAGGCCAGCGCCAGAATCGCGGCCACGTACTCGAAGGTGATTCACTCCGAGCACATCGGCCGTGAAGGGGACCCGGTGCAGTTCCTGGAAGGGGAGCTGGGCACCGTAGCTGGGCACGTTCAGGCCCTGCAGGACGCCGGATACCAGAACATCGCCCTGGTGACCCGCAGGACGATTGACGCCCAGCGCCTGCCTGACGCCCTGGCCCCGTTCGACCTGGACGTGCAGCCGATCACGGAGCCGCAACACCGTTATAAAGGTGGGCTGGTTTCCATTCCGGTTCAGTATGCGAAAGGTTTGGAGTTCGACGGCTGCGTCGTGATGGACGCGGACCCGCAGAGCTACGACCCCGGCACCGAGTACGACTCGCGGCTGCTGTACGTGGCAGCGTCCAGAGGACTGCACCATCTGGCCTTTTACAGCGGGGCGGGGTTTCACCCGCTGGTGCAGGGGTAG
- a CDS encoding type IV secretory system conjugative DNA transfer family protein, with the protein MLFLVIAGVIVALIPLWTTSVKVMGALAEAGWNTVVNPKYFAFACLNHLECTAAYNKALQANYPYIWLAPLVVSLIIYGLKAKPKEYVVKDPGMAWWAQAEDKGIEQYLSHGKGDNKLIGYLGHLMSVKRDGDIDYKKTIPLYVRQNDLAENVLVMGGVGAGKTRGYFRPLMMLAAHLGYTIIVIDMKFPQADSGFFDMVGYWKKKGRDVMLFTPFAENTMRLPLLESVTDYASALSMASTIMPPPEYGPEPGKHYRDRDRGVLAGFILAVAQSEHPSFGELLRYSRFTPQELKEWFELQRGINEESDVVQNLKGVFAQGDKEVASVLQGIKNALKIFYDPRVARATQGLEGENMDVRAAFRRPTMLYVGIQQEYMMEGDGVILLQLVKRYIDKQIMKEAEAQGGRFKRHVAYILDEFPAMGQLPYMMRSLGVLRSYNVSHHIGLQTLSQLSVVYGDDYSKALTTNVIGRKIFYPRAIDADERQVLSDYIGDTTVYEFSDTDSRRAFMGTQLDEATRSGVSMKKVARPLLPVEEFPHFRAMEAIISSRGVDPIRTFMPAIEDEFLEGQDIPRGIPNGLYALYKQVNPERVNMGKYTTQLLESGAFGIKVQQHIPDVEDRFCEQLQRWLKDPQIKFRRSGSNKERLYIEFIRERTEEEQQLVDGFYVQKYLSGRTGQSLRVSAEGEKLLPARLMDELEQAALLGQLNGWLEHHKEEIESTPEREALSEPPELQAIVRGDIVLLRFKICTSLFGQAPMSLMKRVGKAQYIEIDRSDPRRFMEVLAEAEENSSPLANPVDMEETHTAEAAVSAAPAPAAAIMPGAGWTGSAEDQELAEAVMMPASFADEDYEKEEEDQGELEAYVQREMDEQHLHG; encoded by the coding sequence TTGCTGTTCCTGGTCATTGCCGGCGTCATCGTCGCCCTGATTCCACTGTGGACCACTTCGGTCAAGGTCATGGGTGCTCTGGCCGAAGCTGGCTGGAACACTGTGGTCAACCCGAAGTATTTCGCCTTTGCCTGCCTCAACCATCTGGAATGCACGGCAGCATACAACAAGGCTTTACAGGCCAACTATCCCTATATCTGGCTGGCCCCTTTGGTGGTCAGCTTGATCATTTATGGGCTGAAAGCCAAGCCCAAAGAGTATGTGGTCAAGGACCCAGGTATGGCCTGGTGGGCCCAGGCAGAAGACAAGGGCATCGAACAGTATCTCTCACACGGCAAGGGCGACAACAAGCTGATCGGGTACCTCGGTCACCTGATGAGCGTGAAGCGGGACGGTGATATCGACTATAAGAAGACCATCCCCCTGTACGTCCGGCAAAATGACCTCGCGGAGAACGTGCTGGTGATGGGCGGGGTGGGCGCAGGTAAGACCCGCGGCTATTTCCGGCCTCTGATGATGCTGGCCGCCCACCTGGGCTACACCATCATCGTCATCGACATGAAGTTTCCACAGGCGGATTCCGGATTCTTCGACATGGTGGGCTACTGGAAGAAAAAAGGCCGCGACGTGATGCTGTTCACGCCCTTTGCCGAGAACACGATGCGGCTGCCACTGCTGGAAAGCGTGACCGATTACGCTTCAGCGCTCAGCATGGCCTCAACAATCATGCCCCCACCCGAGTACGGCCCCGAGCCTGGAAAGCATTACCGGGACCGCGACCGTGGCGTGCTGGCCGGGTTCATCCTGGCAGTCGCCCAGAGTGAACATCCCAGTTTTGGGGAGCTGCTGCGCTATTCCCGCTTTACCCCTCAAGAGTTGAAAGAGTGGTTTGAATTACAAAGAGGCATCAACGAAGAAAGTGACGTGGTCCAGAACCTCAAGGGCGTCTTCGCGCAGGGTGACAAGGAAGTGGCCTCGGTGCTGCAGGGCATCAAGAACGCGCTGAAGATCTTCTACGATCCCCGTGTGGCCCGTGCCACCCAGGGGCTGGAGGGTGAGAACATGGATGTCCGTGCGGCGTTCCGCCGGCCCACCATGCTGTACGTGGGCATCCAGCAGGAATACATGATGGAGGGTGACGGCGTCATTCTGCTGCAGCTGGTCAAGCGCTATATCGACAAGCAGATCATGAAAGAAGCCGAGGCTCAGGGCGGACGCTTTAAACGCCACGTCGCGTATATCCTTGACGAGTTTCCTGCGATGGGACAGCTGCCTTACATGATGCGCTCGCTGGGTGTACTGCGCTCTTACAACGTCTCGCATCACATCGGGCTGCAGACGCTCTCACAGCTCTCGGTGGTGTATGGTGACGACTATTCTAAAGCGCTGACCACCAACGTGATCGGGCGCAAGATCTTCTACCCACGTGCCATTGATGCGGACGAGCGCCAGGTCTTGTCGGACTATATCGGCGACACGACTGTTTACGAGTTCTCGGACACCGATTCACGCCGGGCCTTCATGGGCACCCAGCTGGACGAAGCGACCCGCAGCGGCGTCAGCATGAAGAAGGTGGCCCGGCCCCTGCTGCCTGTAGAGGAGTTTCCCCACTTCCGGGCGATGGAAGCGATTATCAGTTCACGCGGGGTTGATCCAATCCGCACGTTCATGCCCGCTATCGAAGACGAATTCCTGGAAGGACAGGACATTCCCCGCGGCATTCCCAACGGTCTGTATGCCCTGTACAAGCAGGTCAACCCTGAGCGAGTCAACATGGGGAAATACACCACCCAGTTGCTGGAGTCGGGGGCCTTCGGCATCAAGGTGCAGCAGCATATTCCGGACGTGGAAGACCGGTTCTGCGAGCAGCTGCAACGCTGGCTGAAGGACCCACAGATCAAGTTCCGGCGTTCTGGCTCAAACAAAGAGCGGCTGTACATTGAGTTTATCCGGGAACGTACGGAAGAAGAGCAGCAGCTGGTCGACGGCTTTTACGTACAGAAGTATCTGAGTGGCCGCACAGGCCAGTCGCTGCGCGTAAGTGCGGAGGGTGAAAAACTGTTGCCGGCTCGCCTGATGGACGAGCTGGAACAAGCAGCGCTTCTCGGACAACTGAACGGCTGGCTGGAACATCACAAAGAAGAAATTGAAAGCACGCCAGAACGTGAGGCCCTGAGTGAACCACCGGAGCTGCAGGCGATTGTGCGTGGGGACATTGTGCTGCTGCGGTTTAAGATTTGTACCTCTCTTTTTGGACAAGCGCCTATGTCTTTGATGAAGCGGGTAGGAAAAGCCCAGTATATCGAGATCGACCGCAGTGATCCGCGCCGGTTTATGGAAGTGCTGGCGGAAGCAGAAGAAAACAGCAGTCCACTCGCAAACCCCGTGGACATGGAAGAAACGCATACGGCGGAGGCTGCGGTATCTGCGGCCCCAGCACCAGCGGCAGCCATCATGCCGGGCGCAGGGTGGACAGGCAGTGCGGAGGATCAGGAGCTGGCGGAAGCAGTGATGATGCCGGCATCCTTTGCGGACGAGGACTATGAAAAAGAGGAAGAGGACCAGGGTGAACTGGAGGCGTATGTGCAGCGGGAGATGGATGAGCAACACCTGCATGGCTGA
- a CDS encoding DnaB-like helicase C-terminal domain-containing protein has protein sequence MNPDPGDLIHFTPGLHLLAGPPGIGTSSLAHQLALEAAQAGLETLYLAPEHAAAQTRLMHLAQLSGVPLNRLHQMTPTTPLDPDIRRRLSAAAEHLYNSGLPLRRLDGRQAKEALQDLLGGRPRLPELLLLDRLEDTPVSSDHTFQPSSITEYQERERQRWTALTARLQTLALQWAIPVIATTRCELKDAAGPQLADLSALRIGQQAAAEATSVTFLHRERYYQSTERDLAELICLKGTGLLWNYAEFDPECATFRPQATRLPHGQTPCSGRMKQ, from the coding sequence ATGAATCCAGACCCAGGCGACCTGATCCACTTCACCCCCGGCCTTCACCTGTTGGCCGGCCCCCCCGGTATCGGCACCAGCAGCCTCGCCCACCAACTTGCCCTTGAAGCTGCCCAGGCAGGCCTGGAGACCCTCTACCTCGCCCCCGAACACGCCGCCGCCCAGACCCGGCTGATGCACCTCGCCCAGCTCAGCGGCGTCCCCCTGAACCGGCTGCACCAGATGACGCCCACCACGCCACTGGACCCAGACATACGCCGCCGCCTGTCGGCCGCCGCCGAACACCTGTACAACTCCGGCCTCCCGCTCAGGCGTCTGGACGGCCGCCAGGCCAAGGAAGCCCTGCAAGACCTGCTGGGAGGTAGGCCCCGCCTGCCAGAGCTGCTACTGCTCGACCGCCTCGAAGATACGCCGGTCAGCAGCGACCACACCTTCCAGCCTTCATCCATCACGGAGTACCAGGAGCGTGAACGCCAGCGCTGGACTGCCCTCACCGCAAGGCTGCAGACCCTCGCCCTGCAGTGGGCCATCCCGGTCATCGCCACCACCCGCTGTGAACTGAAGGACGCGGCTGGACCACAGCTCGCAGACCTCAGCGCCCTGCGTATCGGTCAACAAGCAGCAGCTGAAGCCACCTCCGTCACCTTCCTGCACCGTGAACGCTACTACCAAAGCACCGAACGCGACCTGGCCGAACTCATCTGCCTGAAAGGCACAGGGCTGCTCTGGAACTACGCCGAGTTCGACCCCGAGTGCGCCACTTTCCGCCCCCAGGCCACCAGACTGCCGCACGGCCAGACACCCTGTTCAGGCAGGATGAAGCAATGA
- a CDS encoding helix-turn-helix domain-containing protein: MTIHQPHDLLTVQEVARKLRLSDDTVRRQIREGTLEAIRVRTTPTGREQYRVPARAVEDILGTATSVPMSDLFAPLREAFSVLSEEEREEILAQAVRWARERLPEPAGERLPALTEEELTQRFRHSRLAREPQR, encoded by the coding sequence ATGACGATTCATCAGCCCCACGATTTACTGACAGTGCAGGAAGTGGCGCGGAAATTGCGCCTGAGTGATGACACGGTGCGCCGCCAGATTCGTGAAGGCACCCTGGAGGCCATTCGGGTGCGAACAACGCCGACAGGCCGTGAGCAGTATCGTGTGCCGGCCCGTGCTGTCGAGGACATTTTGGGCACAGCCACTTCTGTGCCTATGTCTGACCTTTTTGCCCCGCTGCGGGAGGCGTTCAGTGTGCTGTCCGAGGAGGAACGGGAAGAAATCCTGGCCCAGGCGGTGCGCTGGGCGCGGGAGCGCCTGCCTGAGCCTGCAGGGGAGCGCCTGCCAGCCTTGACGGAAGAGGAACTGACACAGCGCTTCCGTCACAGCCGTCTTGCGCGTGAGCCTCAACGTTGA